A part of Candidatus Electrothrix aestuarii genomic DNA contains:
- a CDS encoding outer membrane lipoprotein-sorting protein, which yields MGQHRRRHRATHLAIVAMLLTLLPVSSFADEAAEIIKKVEDNLNGKTATMKITMTVKTKRAERTMKMQSWSVGKDKSFIKILYPGKDKGITFLKMDNSMWQYVPRIEKTIKIPASMMLQSWMGSDFSNDDLVRESSISEDYTVRLLNETEEVYTAELLPKEEAAVVWGKIVMDISKQYYLPSKVRYFDEEGMLIRELAYTEVQPFGERFYPTKWIMDPKEPEKAGHQTVMEVSDAVFDGPVSASYFTKRALKRYSD from the coding sequence ATGGGACAACATAGAAGACGACACAGAGCAACACACTTGGCAATAGTAGCGATGCTGCTTACCCTGCTGCCTGTATCATCTTTTGCTGATGAGGCCGCAGAGATCATCAAAAAGGTTGAGGATAACCTGAACGGCAAAACAGCAACCATGAAGATCACTATGACGGTCAAGACCAAGAGGGCCGAGCGGACCATGAAGATGCAAAGTTGGTCCGTGGGTAAGGATAAATCCTTTATCAAGATCCTCTATCCGGGCAAGGACAAGGGTATCACTTTTCTGAAAATGGATAATTCCATGTGGCAATATGTGCCCCGCATAGAAAAGACCATCAAGATCCCTGCTTCCATGATGTTGCAGAGCTGGATGGGTAGTGATTTCAGCAATGACGATCTGGTGCGGGAAAGCTCCATCAGTGAGGATTACACGGTCAGGCTGCTGAACGAGACGGAAGAGGTGTATACCGCAGAGCTCCTCCCCAAGGAAGAGGCTGCGGTTGTCTGGGGAAAGATTGTCATGGATATATCAAAACAGTATTACCTGCCAAGCAAGGTTCGCTATTTTGATGAAGAGGGTATGCTGATCCGGGAACTGGCCTATACCGAGGTTCAGCCCTTTGGCGAACGTTTTTATCCCACCAAATGGATTATGGACCCTAAAGAGCCGGAAAAAGCAGGGCATCAGACGGTGATGGAGGTATCTGACGCGGTTTTTGATGGCCCGGTCAGTGCATCTTATTTCACGAAAAGGGCCCTGAAACGTTATTCTGATTAA
- a CDS encoding FtsX-like permease family protein, which translates to MKMALRNIAAYKKRTIVTVLLTSLTTALLVFASAWMDGSHQTMIKNAVEIYPGYLQITGKEFRDKPSYEHLIFDSTAIREKLADMEGIALLAARFESFVLYSADEKAVGGMLTGIEPEKEAGLSRLSASLQSGEYLSAEDTNQVYIGNELAKRLKVGIGDEIAFVGNGADYSFAADNLIVKGIFQTGLYEFDTSTAFLNLAYFEKIMAATNYATHFIVMPEHPEEVQALAAEIGTALGKEYAAESWRQIMAQLLKAMQMDSIFGYITLGIFFIVIFFVITIYTLLTVYSRIREIGVLRAIGTTPKQILGMLMLESALLAVVSVVLGGLLGGVVAYYFHLNPIPMSGFEEQFKQYGLAVSAIPTAFQPLAILRDMLVMFVLSVLSTLYPILKINRYRPVEAMRHV; encoded by the coding sequence ATGAAAATGGCCTTGAGAAACATAGCAGCCTATAAAAAACGGACCATTGTCACGGTGCTGTTGACCAGCCTGACAACCGCCCTGCTCGTCTTTGCTTCAGCCTGGATGGACGGCTCGCATCAGACCATGATTAAAAACGCCGTGGAAATCTATCCGGGCTACCTCCAGATTACGGGCAAGGAGTTTCGTGACAAACCGAGTTATGAACACCTGATCTTTGATAGCACCGCCATCAGGGAAAAACTGGCCGACATGGAAGGCATTGCTCTTCTTGCTGCCCGCTTTGAATCCTTTGTTCTTTATTCTGCTGACGAAAAAGCTGTGGGCGGGATGCTCACCGGTATTGAGCCGGAAAAAGAGGCTGGCCTGTCCCGGCTCAGTGCCTCTTTACAGAGCGGAGAATACCTCAGTGCTGAGGATACCAATCAGGTGTACATCGGTAATGAGCTGGCCAAGCGGCTCAAGGTCGGGATAGGGGATGAGATTGCCTTTGTGGGCAACGGGGCTGATTATTCCTTTGCCGCAGATAACCTGATCGTTAAGGGCATTTTTCAGACCGGTCTGTACGAGTTCGACACCTCCACGGCATTTCTTAATCTGGCCTATTTTGAGAAGATTATGGCGGCTACCAACTATGCCACCCATTTTATTGTCATGCCGGAGCATCCTGAGGAGGTTCAAGCATTGGCAGCAGAGATCGGCACAGCCCTTGGCAAGGAATACGCAGCAGAAAGCTGGCGGCAGATCATGGCCCAATTGCTCAAGGCCATGCAGATGGATTCAATCTTCGGCTATATCACCTTGGGGATCTTTTTCATCGTGATTTTTTTCGTGATTACGATCTACACCCTGCTGACGGTCTATTCCCGGATTCGGGAAATCGGGGTGCTGCGGGCTATCGGCACTACCCCGAAACAGATTCTCGGGATGCTGATGCTGGAAAGTGCTCTGCTGGCTGTTGTGAGCGTAGTTCTTGGCGGGCTGCTTGGGGGAGTTGTGGCCTATTATTTTCACCTCAACCCTATCCCCATGTCCGGCTTTGAAGAGCAGTTTAAGCAGTATGGACTGGCGGTTTCGGCAATCCCAACGGCTTTTCAGCCTCTGGCTATTTTACGTGATATGCTGGTGATGTTTGTCCTCTCCGTGCTGTCCACGCTGTATCCGATCCTGAAGATTAATCGATATCGGCCTGTTGAGGCTATGCGGCATGTGTAG
- a CDS encoding FtsX-like permease family protein — MCRSGSANEANRAETKKYIEDINMLHMTAKIAWASLVRRSARSILLVLMIAVSLWGLLFMEGIYDGMTEQMIGNAIRSDSGHISLFGKGYRLDPDLSRWIGKEKEVLAALDTNPRVKSAITRLKQDGLVATAHYSRGAVLLGIDLEAEEQHGRLGGYLHQGTFSFGAKGQGAIIGYKLAEKLQVQVGGKIIVSAQDSLHEVSSVALRISGILKTNNMALDENAVLLSQERMRKLLAVPKDMGAAQIAVLLQDEGEIARLQQELREKFPGLDVLRWDELYPALLQSREMMRVFNLVTNLLIFCVAALGIFGVMLVSVLERLREFGIMLAVGTRFREICQIILAESLFMGFIGFGLGALIGGSTLYYFKIYGLDLSVFSEAFEEFGMDAVTYALIRPSYFITALLAVTAATLLSIVIPLRILNKAKPIEAINSI, encoded by the coding sequence ATGTGTAGGAGTGGATCAGCAAACGAAGCAAACCGCGCAGAAACAAAGAAATATATAGAGGACATAAACATGTTGCACATGACAGCCAAAATCGCCTGGGCCTCGTTGGTCCGGCGCAGCGCCCGTTCTATCCTGCTGGTGCTGATGATCGCAGTCAGCCTCTGGGGTCTGCTCTTCATGGAGGGCATCTATGACGGCATGACCGAACAGATGATCGGCAATGCCATCCGCAGCGACAGCGGTCATATCTCGCTGTTCGGCAAAGGGTACCGCTTGGACCCAGACCTGTCCCGCTGGATCGGAAAAGAGAAAGAGGTGCTGGCGGCATTAGACACGAACCCACGGGTCAAGAGCGCAATCACCCGCCTGAAACAAGACGGCCTGGTGGCCACGGCCCATTATTCACGCGGTGCGGTGCTGCTCGGTATCGACTTGGAGGCCGAAGAACAGCATGGCCGCTTAGGCGGCTATCTGCATCAGGGGACGTTCAGTTTCGGCGCAAAAGGACAGGGCGCGATCATCGGCTATAAGCTGGCTGAAAAGCTGCAGGTACAGGTGGGCGGCAAGATCATCGTCTCGGCCCAGGACAGCCTGCATGAGGTTTCCTCGGTAGCGCTCAGGATCAGCGGTATCCTCAAGACGAATAATATGGCCCTGGATGAAAATGCCGTGCTGCTCAGTCAGGAGCGGATGCGCAAGCTGCTGGCTGTGCCCAAGGATATGGGTGCGGCCCAGATCGCGGTCCTGCTCCAGGATGAAGGCGAGATTGCCCGATTGCAGCAGGAACTGCGCGAAAAATTCCCTGGCCTGGATGTGCTGCGCTGGGACGAACTCTACCCTGCCCTGCTTCAGTCCAGAGAGATGATGCGGGTCTTTAACCTGGTCACTAACCTGCTGATCTTCTGCGTGGCCGCTCTAGGGATATTCGGCGTGATGCTGGTCTCGGTCCTGGAACGGCTACGGGAGTTTGGGATCATGCTCGCCGTCGGCACCCGCTTCCGCGAGATCTGCCAGATCATTCTGGCCGAGTCCTTGTTCATGGGCTTTATCGGTTTCGGCTTGGGTGCCCTGATCGGCGGCAGCACCCTGTACTATTTCAAAATCTACGGTCTTGATCTGAGCGTTTTCAGCGAGGCCTTTGAGGAGTTCGGCATGGACGCGGTCACCTACGCACTTATCCGTCCGAGTTATTTCATCACCGCCTTGCTGGCCGTGACAGCGGCCACTTTGTTGAGCATCGTCATCCCATTGCGGATACTGAACAAGGCCAAACCCATCGAGGCGATCAACAGCATATAA
- a CDS encoding ABC transporter ATP-binding protein — protein MSDFLEAQQIGKTFRPDKEVEVAALRNINLTIRQGDFAVLSGPSGSGKTTLLNIIGCLDAATEGQVFLTGEQLTGLPEKKLSLIRRDQIGFVFQAYNLIPVLTARENIEYIMKLQGRSQEECDARVTEVARKLEIHTLLDKLPGQLSGGQQQRVAVARAVATTPKLILADEPTANLDSKTAASLMDMMERLNEDEGVTIIFSSHDPLVIGKARHSIVLKDGEIISDERIH, from the coding sequence ATGAGTGATTTTCTTGAAGCACAGCAGATCGGCAAGACATTCCGCCCTGATAAAGAAGTGGAGGTCGCTGCCCTGCGCAATATCAACCTGACAATCAGGCAAGGCGATTTCGCCGTGCTCTCCGGCCCGTCCGGCAGTGGCAAGACCACTCTGCTCAACATCATCGGCTGCCTGGATGCAGCCACGGAGGGACAGGTTTTCCTGACCGGGGAGCAGCTCACCGGCCTGCCCGAGAAAAAGCTTTCCCTTATCCGCCGGGATCAGATCGGCTTTGTCTTTCAGGCCTATAACCTCATCCCGGTGCTTACGGCCAGGGAGAATATTGAGTACATCATGAAGCTCCAGGGGCGCAGCCAGGAGGAATGCGATGCACGGGTGACCGAGGTGGCCCGCAAGCTGGAAATCCATACCCTGCTCGACAAACTGCCCGGCCAACTCAGCGGTGGCCAGCAGCAACGGGTGGCCGTGGCCCGTGCTGTGGCGACCACACCTAAGCTGATTCTTGCTGATGAACCGACCGCCAATCTGGACTCCAAAACCGCTGCCTCACTCATGGATATGATGGAACGGCTCAATGAGGACGAGGGGGTGACCATCATCTTTTCCTCGCACGACCCGCTGGTCATCGGCAAGGCACGGCATTCTATCGTCCTCAAAGACGGAGAAATTATTTCTGATGAGCGCATTCACTGA